GGAGCTGGACCTCGGCGCGCCAGGCCTCCCCCTGACGGAAGCGCAGCAGCCCTAAAAGAAAGCGCAGCCGCGCCTGGTAAGGGTCTTCCCCGAGGGCCGACTCCAAAAACGCCGTCGCCCCCTCGATATCCCCGCGGACTCCGAACCGGGACGCCGCGAGCCACGCCCCTTCTCCGCCCCCCTCCTCCAGCGCGTCGTAGAACGGCGGCTGGTCGGTGTTCGCGCCGGCGGGAACGACCAGCCCGTCAATTTCGGCTGGCCTCGCCCCCTCCTCCGCCCGGTTGAGCGCGGCCAGCTCCGGGCCTCGCTCCGGGTCGCCCAGCGTCCGAAACGCCAGGGCGTAAAAATCCTCCGAGGGCAGCGCCTTTATGAAGGCGCAACCCGGCGGAGGTCCCGGCTCGACGGCGCAGCCGAGCAGGATTAGAATCCCCGCGAGGGGGAGGAGTTTTTTCAAACCAGATAGGGGTTGGACCGCTTCTCCTCGCCCACGGTGGTCGCGGGGCCGTGGCCCGGCAGGAGGCGCGTCGAGTCGGGCAGGGACATGACGACCCGCTCGAGGTTGTGGAAGAGCTTGTCGGGGTCGCCGCCGGGGAGGTCGCTGCGCCCCACGCTGCCGGCGAAGATGGAGTCGCCCACCGCGGCGATGCCGTACTTGGCGTCGTAGAGCACCACCCCGCCAGGCGAGTGACCCGGGAGGGGAAGCACCTCGAGCTGGACGGCGGGAAACGTCAAAAGGGCCGGATACGCTGTGAAGTGGGGCCACTCGGTGGGCCGGGGCCCGTAGACTTCGAGCCACTCCTCCTTCAGCGCCGCCACCCAGATCAGGTCGTCTGGGTGGAGGTAGCAGGGGATGTCGTGGCGCCTGGCCATTTCCCCGGCGCCGCCCAGGTGGTCGGGGTGGCCGTGGGTCAGGGCGATGGCCCGGGGCTCCAGGCCGTTCTCCTCCAGCACCCGGGCGATTTTGGGCACCTCGGCCCCGGGGTCCACCACCAGGGCACCACCATCGCCCACGGGCCACACGTAGCAGTTCATCTCCAGCACACCGACCACCACGACCAGCGGCTCGCACATCGCTGCTCCTTTCCGGCGATGGTAGCAGAGTCGGCCGCCGGGTACAACACGCCACCGGAAACCGCCCCGCTTGACACCCCCCGCCGGCCGCCGGTACAATGCCTTGGCTCATACCCGCTTTCCAAGGAGCGCCGTGCCCGAAGAGAAGGACCGTGGAATGACCATCCGGCTGGTCCTGGCCGTGGTGATATCCATCGTGGCGATGGTCGGCATCAACTTCATCATCGGACTGGGCTCGGACGAGGAGGGGAAGACCGAGAACACCACGGAAAAACCCGGTGAGACGGAAAAACCCGTGGAGACGCTGCAACCCGCCGCAGAGGAGGAGACGGTCGCCGTGGAGACCGCGCCCGCGGAGAGCGTCGAAACCCCGGCCCCCGCAACGGCCGAGCCGCGCCTGACCCCCGACCAGGAGCGGCTGATCACCCTGGAGACGGACCTCATCATTCTGCGCTTCTCCAACATCGGCGGCGCCCTGAAATCCGTCACCCTCAAGGAGCACAAGGACTACGACGGCTCGCAGCTCGTCCTTTTCAACAAGGCCCTGGGCGAGTACTACCCGGGCATGGTCTCCACCTCGGAGTTCGACGCCCTCACCGTCCACACGGCCAACCACGCCGCGGGCGAATATAAAATCGAGGGCGAGGAGCAGTTCACCGTCACCTACTCGGCCACGGTGGCGGGCATCCGGGTCGTGAAGAACTACACCTTCCGCGGAGACTCCTACCTCGGCCACTTCGACCTCACCGTGGACTACCCCACCCAGGACCACCGCTCCTTCAATCTCAACCTGGGCACCGGCCTGGACCGGCAGGGGGACATGCGGGAGCTGGTCCGCAGCCTGCTGGTAACCACCGGTGAGGTCGGGGGCGAGGAGTTCGAGGAGAGCCCCGGGGACAACGACCTCGAGGAGGCCTCGGGCCCCATCGCCTACATGGCCATCGCCGACCAGTACTTCGCCCTGGCGCTCAAGCCCACCGAGGCGCTCACCGGCGGCCGGGTGGCCCTCGAGCCGCTGCTCGACCCCCCGAAGATAGCCAACACCGTCATCGAGGTGCGTACCGACGCGAGCGGCCGCTTCAAGGACCGCTTCCAGCTCTACATCGGGCCGAAGCAGTACGACACACTCCAGGCCCTCGGGATGGGGGACGTGGCCGACTTCGGCTGGGACTTCCTCGCCCCAATCGCCATCGGCGCCCTCAAGCTCCTCAATTTCTTCGAGGGATTTCTGGGCAACTACGGCCTGGCGATTCTTCTCCTGTCCATCGCCCTCAAACTGGTGATGGTGCCGCTGACGAACAAGAGCTTCCGCTCCACCATAGCCATGCAGCGGCTCCAGCCGAAAATCGAGGCCATCAAGGAGAAGTACGCCAACGATCAGCAGCGGGCGAACCAGGAGATAATGGAGCTCTACAAGAAGCACAAGGTGTCGCCCCTGGGCGGCTGCCTTCCGCTTCTTCTGCAGATGCCGATATTCATCGCGCTCTTCGGGGCGCTCCGAAGCGCCGTGGAGCTCCGCGGCGCCGGCTTCCTCTGGATAGCCGACCTCACCCTGCCCGACTCCCTGTTCAACTTAGGCTTCACCATACCCCTCCTGGGCTGGTCAACCTTCAACCTCCTGCCCATCCTGATGACCGCCGCCATGTGGTACCAGGGCAAGATGACCACCAGCTCGGGCGTCAAGCAGAAAGGTTTCACCAAGTACCTCCCCCTCATCTTCGGCGTTCTTTTCTACAACATGCCCTCGGGCCTGGTCGTGTACTGGATAACGAACACGGTGCTGACCATGGCGCAACAGTACTGGCTGCGCAAGGTGGACGAGGCCAAGGGCGTGAGCGAGCCGGAGCCCAGGGGGAAGGTGGTCAAGACCGTCCCCGCCTCGGAGCCCAAGGCCAAGCCGAAGCCGAAGCCGAAAAAGACGGAGGCCGCCTACGAGGTGCAGTGCGAAAAGTGCGGGCACAAGACGGACTGGAAAAAAACCCTGCGCCGCGAGTACAAAAAAGTCAACCTCCGCTCCGGGGGGAAGGGCGACGTGGACGGGGTTTACTGTCCCCGCTGCGGGGCGGCCCTCGCCCTGGCCGTGGACGACGACCCCGACTACTCCCTGGTGGCCGCCGACCCGGAGAGGCCGATCCCACCGAAGGAGGACCGGGACTGGGGGAAGTTCCTGCCCAAGCCGAAACCGGGCGAGGAGGGTTACAACAAGGTCAAGACCAAGTAGCGTCCCGGCGGCCGGTGCCTTTCTCCACCCGTCGGCTACGGTTCGTCTCCACCGGCGGATGCACGGGCCGGGAAAAATTTTTTGAGCTTTCATCTCAACTGATACTCAATCCGTTTCGGGGGTTGAGAGCACCGAAGGGTAGTGTTATAGTTGTGGGCCGGATGGGTGTAAGTGGGGATTTTTCACCCGGTCCGCGGTAAAACCACGAACGACCCAGACCGCTCATAACGTCAAGTGGGGCACCGGGGCGCTGTGGATTGACGGGACGTGACAAAACCTCGAACGGCTCCGACTGCTCATAAATCCAACCTCCAGGGGAGTACCCAGCGATGATCGAAATCCGCTTCCACGGCCGCGGTGGTCAAGGTGCGGCCAGCGGTTGCACCGTCTTCGCCGACGCGGCCTTCCGCGGGGGGAAGAGGATCCAGGCCTTCCCCATGTTCGGTGTCGAGCGCCGGGGTGCGCCGGTGGCCAGCTTCGTCCGCATCTCGGACACCGAAATCCGCGCCCGCCACAACATCTACACCCCAGACCACGTCATCGTCCTCTCCGAGACGCTCATGGACACCATAGACTGCACCGACGGCCTCAAACCCGGCGGGACCATCACCGTGAACACCGCCAAGAGCCCGGAGGAGCTCGGTCTCAAGGGCGACTTCAAGCTTTACACCGTGGACGCCACCCGGATATCCATCGAGCACGGCCTGGGCTCGATCACCTCCCCCATCGTGAACACGGCCATGCTGGGCGCCGCCGCCAAGGTCACCGGCCTGGCCGACATCGAGCTCCTCATGCAGTGCATCCGGGAGGCCGTCCCCTCGAAACCCGAGGAGAACGCCGCCGCCGCCAGGGACACCTACGACGCGATTACCCCGTAGCATCTCTCTGAGGAACGCGCGCGTTCCCTTTTTTTCGCCGCCCTATTGGAGACAAGGGGTTTAAACCCCTTGTCTGGAAACCTCCACAAACGGGGGCCAGATGCCCAACAAGCATTACGTCCACCTGAAGAACATAGACGACATCCCCACCATGGCCAAGACGCTCTCCACCATGCTGGTCAACGAGACCGGCTCCTGGCGCAACGTCCGACCGATCATCCACAACGATGAGTGCACCCAGTGCGGCATCTGCTGGAAGTACTGCCCCGACATGAGTATCTCCGAGGACGCCGAGGGCTTCCCCGTGGTGAACCTCGTCTACTGCAAGGGCTGCGGGGTGTGCGCCATGGAGTGCCCCAAGGACTGCATCGAGATGGTGGAGGAGGTCCGCTAGCCGCCGTGTGATCAGACGAGGGGCAAGACAGGTGGTTTAAACCCCTTGTTCCTCCCCTCGCCTTCGACGTATCTTTTTTACTTCGCATTACTCCTTTTCCCGCGGACCGGCACCCGGTTCGAGGAGGTTCGATGAAGAAGGTCATCACCGGCAACCACGCGGTGTCCTACGGCTCCATGCTGGCCCGGGCGGAGGTGGTCGCCGCCTACCCCATCACCCCCCAGACCCAGATAGTGGAGAAAATCTCCGAGCTGTGCGCCGACGGGGTGATGGACGCCAAGTTCATCAAGGTGGAGAGCGAGCATTCGGCGATGGCGGCGTGCATCGGGGCGTCGGCGGCGGGGGCGCGCGCCTTCACCGCCACCAGCGCCCAGGGCCTGGCCCTCATGGACGAGATGCTCCACTGGGCGTCCCACGCCCGACTGCCCGTCGTCCTGGCCAACATCAACCGCTCCATGGGCCCCCCCTGGTCCATCTGGACCGACCAGAACGACACCATCTCCCGCCGCGACACCGGCTGGATTCAGTTCTACTGCGAGTCCAACCAGGAGGTCACCGACTCGGTCATCCAGGCCTTCAAGGTGGCCGAGCAGGTGGAGATGCCGGCGATGCTGGTCCTGGACAGCTTCTACCTTTCCCACACCTCGGAACCGGTGGACCTGCCGGACATCGCGCTGGTGGACAAGTATCTGCCGAAGTATCAGGCCAAACAAGACCTCGACCCGGCCAACGGCCACCCGGCCTACGGGGCGCTCTGTAACGACGAGTGGTACTACGAGCTGCAGATCAAGATGCAGTGGGCGATGGAGAAGGCGCTGGACGTGATAATCAAGGAAGATGAGCTCTTCGGCGAGATGTTCGGCCGCAACTACCCCGTCGTCGAGGGTTACCGCGCCGACGACGCCGAGTACCTCGTCTTCGTCTCCTCGACCATCGCCTCCACGGCCAAGGACGCGGTGGACCGGGCCCGGGCCGAGGGCATCAAGGCCGGCTCGGCCAAGGTGCGCCTCCTGCGGCCCTTCCCCAGGCCTCAGATAAAA
This portion of the bacterium genome encodes:
- a CDS encoding 4Fe-4S binding protein is translated as MPNKHYVHLKNIDDIPTMAKTLSTMLVNETGSWRNVRPIIHNDECTQCGICWKYCPDMSISEDAEGFPVVNLVYCKGCGVCAMECPKDCIEMVEEVR
- a CDS encoding MBL fold metallo-hydrolase, with the translated sequence MCEPLVVVVGVLEMNCYVWPVGDGGALVVDPGAEVPKIARVLEENGLEPRAIALTHGHPDHLGGAGEMARRHDIPCYLHPDDLIWVAALKEEWLEVYGPRPTEWPHFTAYPALLTFPAVQLEVLPLPGHSPGGVVLYDAKYGIAAVGDSIFAGSVGRSDLPGGDPDKLFHNLERVVMSLPDSTRLLPGHGPATTVGEEKRSNPYLV
- a CDS encoding 2-oxoacid:acceptor oxidoreductase family protein is translated as MIEIRFHGRGGQGAASGCTVFADAAFRGGKRIQAFPMFGVERRGAPVASFVRISDTEIRARHNIYTPDHVIVLSETLMDTIDCTDGLKPGGTITVNTAKSPEELGLKGDFKLYTVDATRISIEHGLGSITSPIVNTAMLGAAAKVTGLADIELLMQCIREAVPSKPEENAAAARDTYDAITP
- the yidC gene encoding membrane protein insertase YidC, translated to MPEEKDRGMTIRLVLAVVISIVAMVGINFIIGLGSDEEGKTENTTEKPGETEKPVETLQPAAEEETVAVETAPAESVETPAPATAEPRLTPDQERLITLETDLIILRFSNIGGALKSVTLKEHKDYDGSQLVLFNKALGEYYPGMVSTSEFDALTVHTANHAAGEYKIEGEEQFTVTYSATVAGIRVVKNYTFRGDSYLGHFDLTVDYPTQDHRSFNLNLGTGLDRQGDMRELVRSLLVTTGEVGGEEFEESPGDNDLEEASGPIAYMAIADQYFALALKPTEALTGGRVALEPLLDPPKIANTVIEVRTDASGRFKDRFQLYIGPKQYDTLQALGMGDVADFGWDFLAPIAIGALKLLNFFEGFLGNYGLAILLLSIALKLVMVPLTNKSFRSTIAMQRLQPKIEAIKEKYANDQQRANQEIMELYKKHKVSPLGGCLPLLLQMPIFIALFGALRSAVELRGAGFLWIADLTLPDSLFNLGFTIPLLGWSTFNLLPILMTAAMWYQGKMTTSSGVKQKGFTKYLPLIFGVLFYNMPSGLVVYWITNTVLTMAQQYWLRKVDEAKGVSEPEPRGKVVKTVPASEPKAKPKPKPKKTEAAYEVQCEKCGHKTDWKKTLRREYKKVNLRSGGKGDVDGVYCPRCGAALALAVDDDPDYSLVAADPERPIPPKEDRDWGKFLPKPKPGEEGYNKVKTK
- the porA gene encoding pyruvate ferredoxin oxidoreductase, translating into MKKVITGNHAVSYGSMLARAEVVAAYPITPQTQIVEKISELCADGVMDAKFIKVESEHSAMAACIGASAAGARAFTATSAQGLALMDEMLHWASHARLPVVLANINRSMGPPWSIWTDQNDTISRRDTGWIQFYCESNQEVTDSVIQAFKVAEQVEMPAMLVLDSFYLSHTSEPVDLPDIALVDKYLPKYQAKQDLDPANGHPAYGALCNDEWYYELQIKMQWAMEKALDVIIKEDELFGEMFGRNYPVVEGYRADDAEYLVFVSSTIASTAKDAVDRARAEGIKAGSAKVRLLRPFPRPQIKSIAKGKKRLGVIDRNLSYGSEGAFYTEIKSCLYHEPERPEIHGFIAGLGGRDVTVDAVYEMIKITANQSPKTDINWQGAKLA